The Enterococcus rotai genome includes a window with the following:
- a CDS encoding glycosyltransferase family 1 protein: MSIVHNNSEKKNKVRVLIFGMSNLLGGVETYMFNYYNHLDLSKIQVDFVTMYPTMYFEKEVEAKGAKVYHVTEVKKNPQKFISEVKTILSDEQYDIVHVNMLSAANILPVTIAKKMGVKKIFVHSHNANTPNGLLRKAMHQWNKRKIVRLATDYLACSKKAGTWLFGEELADQIIIIPNGVEIEQYKFDAQIRTEVRKELGLAEDQLVIGHVGAFREQKNHDFLIDIFATLHKKNPDAVLVLVGQGELQAKIQSKVTQLHLENNIKFLGVRQDSNRIYQAMDIFVLPSLFEGLPVVGVEAQAAGLPLIISDQVTRELAITENCQFLPIDDPEKWAEAILATKIANRDISEDFSKNGYDINIASKSLNNLYCITK, translated from the coding sequence ATGAGTATAGTACATAATAATTCAGAAAAAAAAAACAAAGTACGAGTTTTGATTTTTGGAATGAGTAACCTCTTGGGTGGCGTTGAAACATATATGTTTAATTATTATAATCACTTAGATCTTTCAAAAATACAAGTCGATTTTGTAACAATGTATCCAACAATGTATTTTGAAAAAGAAGTTGAAGCAAAAGGTGCCAAAGTATATCATGTGACGGAAGTGAAAAAAAATCCGCAAAAATTTATTTCGGAAGTTAAAACTATTTTGTCAGATGAGCAATACGATATCGTTCATGTGAATATGCTTTCAGCGGCTAATATATTGCCTGTGACAATCGCAAAAAAAATGGGCGTAAAAAAAATATTTGTTCATTCACATAATGCCAATACACCTAATGGTTTATTGAGAAAAGCAATGCATCAATGGAATAAAAGAAAAATAGTAAGATTAGCAACTGACTATTTAGCATGTTCAAAAAAAGCCGGTACATGGCTATTTGGAGAAGAATTGGCAGATCAAATAATAATTATTCCCAATGGAGTGGAGATCGAACAATACAAGTTTGATGCTCAGATTCGAACTGAGGTTAGAAAAGAATTGGGACTTGCTGAAGATCAATTAGTGATTGGTCATGTAGGTGCTTTTAGGGAACAAAAAAATCATGATTTTCTCATTGATATTTTTGCTACACTCCATAAAAAAAATCCAGATGCTGTGCTAGTCTTAGTTGGTCAAGGGGAACTTCAAGCAAAAATTCAAAGCAAAGTGACTCAGCTACATTTAGAAAATAATATCAAATTTTTGGGTGTCAGACAAGACTCTAATCGGATTTACCAAGCAATGGATATTTTTGTCTTACCTTCACTATTCGAAGGACTTCCTGTCGTTGGCGTTGAAGCACAAGCAGCAGGGTTACCACTTATCATATCTGACCAGGTAACAAGAGAGTTGGCAATAACAGAGAATTGCCAGTTTCTGCCAATCGATGACCCCGAAAAATGGGCGGAGGCTATCTTAGCAACTAAAATTGCTAATCGAGATATATCTGAAGATTTTTCAAAAAATGGCTACGATATTAATATAGCAAGCAAGAGTTTAAATAATTTATATTGCATAACAAAATAA
- a CDS encoding glycosyltransferase, protein MKNEKISVLMSIYKNESPQYFKEAMASIFKQTVQPEEILLVEDGPLTDELNIMISEIKAKVGKQLTLLPLEKNVGLGKALALGVKACRNNLIARMDCDDIMVSNRLEVQYEEMKQDPSLAIIGSNITEFYDTIDNVLGYKKMPATNEAIREFSKKRNPFNHMTVMFRKEFVMNVGNYLPLKGFEDYYLWVRLLKNGYTAKNIQKDLVYARTGLEMYARRGGLSYLVPGLKARKKIYQEGLGSFKDYLFVSTVHVCVSLLPNKLRGKFYEKKLRN, encoded by the coding sequence GTGAAAAACGAAAAAATTAGTGTTCTTATGTCCATTTATAAGAATGAAAGCCCCCAATATTTTAAAGAAGCAATGGCGAGTATTTTTAAACAGACAGTGCAACCAGAAGAAATATTATTAGTAGAAGATGGGCCATTAACAGACGAGCTGAATATAATGATTTCTGAAATAAAAGCCAAAGTTGGTAAACAATTGACCTTACTTCCTTTGGAAAAAAATGTTGGTTTAGGCAAAGCTTTAGCTTTAGGTGTAAAGGCCTGCCGCAATAATCTAATTGCACGGATGGATTGTGATGATATAATGGTATCAAATCGCCTAGAAGTGCAATATGAAGAAATGAAGCAAGATCCTTCATTAGCGATTATAGGGTCTAACATCACTGAATTTTATGATACAATTGATAATGTTTTGGGGTATAAAAAAATGCCTGCAACAAACGAAGCAATCCGAGAGTTTTCTAAAAAAAGAAATCCATTTAATCATATGACCGTTATGTTTAGAAAAGAATTTGTGATGAATGTAGGTAATTATCTGCCTTTGAAGGGGTTTGAAGATTATTATTTATGGGTGCGTCTATTAAAAAATGGCTATACTGCTAAAAATATCCAAAAAGATTTAGTCTATGCTAGAACTGGGCTAGAAATGTATGCTCGGAGAGGTGGATTGAGTTACTTGGTGCCAGGACTAAAGGCACGAAAAAAAATTTACCAAGAAGGGTTAGGCAGTTTTAAAGATTATTTGTTTGTTTCCACGGTTCACGTATGTGTTAGTTTATTGCCTAATAAGTTGCGTGGAAAATTTTATGAGAAAAAATTGCGTAATTGA